TACGTGAGAAAATATTACGAAATACTTTGGTGGATGTTTGCCGGAAGTGTGGTGTTGTTCATTTTAAGCAACCAGGTATCGGTAGAATTGCTCTACTTTGTTGCCCTGCCCCTTTCTTTTCTCTTTGCCGGTTACATTCATTCGATCCGCTCATCCGCTTTCGGGAATACAGTACTTTTCCTTTTTATTGCAGCACTGGCTTTTATTCAATATATGAACTGATTACAATTTCTTAACGAAAGACAGCACCACCACAGCCAATCCTTCTTTTCCATCTTCAAATTCAACCCAGAGGTGGTAAGGGCCGGTTTTCTGCACTTTTATATCCACGCTCGGAAACATCTTTCCCGTATTTTCCACATAATTGGAAGCCAATAGTTTGTTGCTGCTATATACTTTCAATATGCCACGACCCGGGAAATCCTGTGAGCTGCAGATGGTGAACCGGTACTGTGTATTTTTCCTTAGCATTAGCGATTTCTTCTGGGAAGGAGGATCTTCCCCAGGAGCAGCACCGCTAAGCTTAACCGTGTAATCTTTCAGGTATTTGGCATCCTCAGCCAATTCCGTGCACATATTCACAAGCTCTTCACCGGTTTGAGCCTGAACGGAATTCAAACTACCCAGTGTCAATATGGTTAAGATTATAATGATGTAAAATCTTTTCATATATTATAATTAACGTATGTTATTGGTTGATTAGTTTGTTTCGTATTTCAACAGATTCATCAATGATCTCCTCCAGCAATTCATCGGAAACGGTGACCACGCTTTTTTCGGTTTGCTCGATAACCAGGCGACCATCTACCACCTGCCGTTTGGGTTCACCCTTCTCGATGGTAATTTTTACGTCGTTAAAAAGCGTATTCAGCCGTTCAAAATCGTCAATCAAAGTGGCAAAATCGGGATTCTGTTCAAAATTTCTCAGCAATATCATAAGATCACCCAGAATGATTTTTTGTTCCCCGATGGCTTCTCTGAGCTCGGGATCGGGGCGATTCTGATACACTTTGCCCGAAAGGTACAACCCTTCAATCCATCCTCCGGCAACCATCAGGGTGCTGAGATTGCTCCGGTTGTTTTCCCTAAGATAGCGGTCCATCTGATTGAAGTTCTTCTGGGAGATATACATCAGGGAATCCAGATTTTCGTTGTTTTTGGCCAGCCTCTGAAGGGTGTTGAAATCGAAAAATTGTCCTACATTCAAATTATTGGCCAATTTCCTTATGGACCTCAGATAATCCAACGCTACCGTTGTTTTGCTATACATATTCATATAACCCAGATCAGCTCCATATACACCCAGAAGCAAGGCCTGATCAAACTGGGTATTGAAATCCTCCACGTCCGTTGAAGCCAGGTGCTCCTTGGTGAAGGGTACATTCAGATTCTTTATCAGGGCCGCTGTCTCAATATGGGAAGAAATGTTCTGGGTCACATTCTCCATGGCCTGGTCCGAAATTTCCAATGTCCCTCGATTGGCAACGGAATCGGGAACGTGCAATTCATCTGAATTTTTGTTATCGGAAGATCCGCAGGAGATTAAAACAAAAAAAACAATGAATATATATACAGTATGTTTCAAATGCATGTTGATCATTGGATGATTTTTACAAAAATAATTATTAAAGTTTATAAGCATTATGTTTTACGAAAGATTATTTGTTTCAGTTTCATTTTTTGGGGCAAATTAAGAAGTTTATATAGCAAATTGTAGTAAAGCGCCGCATAAAGTATGGCGGCCATCAGCACAATGATGCCTATATTGAACCAGTAGGTGCTGAAAAAATTGCCCATAAAATGCTTTCTGGGAGCAAAAAAGTGGGCCCTGAAGTTGAGAAACCCTTCAACCTCCGGATCATGATATATCGGATCAATATGTTGAATGAGTTCGTTTTTGTAGCGGATGATCTTATTCTTTTCAAAGACTTTTTTAACTTGATCGGAGACGCTTTCATTAAAGTGGTTGTCTTTTATTTTCCGGTAAACTTCGGGTTTGTTTTCCGTGAGATAACTCCTGATGTTATCCAGCTTTTTATTGGCCTGATCGAACTCCTGCTGGTAATGTTTTTCGAGTGCTCCGATAAAGTCCTTGATATCTGCCAGGACCTCCCGGTTAATGCTGTCTGCTCTTACACGGCTGACCGACTGAAAGCTGACCCCGGTTCTTTCCGCTTCTTCTTCCAGCTCGTTGCGCAACAGACTCAGCTCATCCCTGAATTTTTCCATATTTTCCGGTTCACTGCCGGCTTTAAGATGGTTTTCAACATATTCCAGGCTTTTTTCAATCTCGGGTATGTAGTACACCTGTTTAAAGTTGGCCTGGCTTTCCTGTTTTTTAAGATCGTAGAAATATTGTTCAAATTCATTGTTTTTGTATTGATTCACCATCAAGGCCTCGTATGACCATTTGGTAGGCATAATTTCGGCAATCATGGGCACCTTTTCTATGCTGCTGATGGAGCGGTTCAGCTTGTCAAAGGGGAACATGGCACCGCTTAAAATCATCATGGGTATCATGAGTAACGGGATGATAATATAAATGGTAACTGCCGAGTTAAAGCTTGCCGAAATATTCAGCCCCAGCATATTGGCAGAGACAGCAGTGATGAAAAGCACAAACCAGTACTCAAAGTACATACCCCTTATTTCCAGAATGCTGTTGGCTATGACAACAAACAGAATGGACTGAATGGCTGATATGAGCAATAATATAAGCACTTTGGAAGAAAGGTAACTGGATTTGCTCAGATTCAAAAATTGCTCCCTGCTGAGTATCTTACGGTCGCGGAATATTTCCTCGGCACTAACGGTTAAACCCAGGAAAAGGGCTACGATAATGGCCATGAAAATGAAAATGGGGATATTTTCATTAAGGCGGAATATGTAATCATTGGAGCTGGGATCGGGGATATATCGTATGATATAGGAAAGGATAAAGCCCAGAACGGGAGCTTCCAGCAAGTTAAGGGCCACATATTGTTTGTTGCTGATCTTGGAAAGGAAATCCCTGATCGTATAGATCTTGAACTGGGTGATCCAGGAAGGAAGATTGGTGGTCGAAGGAGGCTCTTCTTCAACTTCAGAAACTTTTTCTATTTTCACATTGTCGTAGAGTTTTTCTTCCCACTTCTTCGGAGGTATCTTACGTGTATTGGTGTATTGTCCGTACTCATCCACCACCCGGGCTTCCATAATATTGAAAATGAGCTCAGGATTGACATTACCACAGGTAGGGCACTCACCCACATCGCTGTTGACCTGGGCATCCATCTTCTTAAAGTATATAACGCTTTCCACAGGATTGCCGTAATACACCATATACCCTCCTTCATCCAAAATGATCATATTGTCGAACATTTTGTAGATCTCGGATGAAGGCTGATGAATAACCACAAAAATGAGCTTCCCTTTCAGGGTTAATTCACGGAGCAGGTCCATTACATTCTCCGAATCCCTGGAGGAAAGGCCGGATGTGGGCTCATCTACAAACAGTACTGCCGGTTCTCTGATCAGCTCCAGTGCGATGTTAAGCCTTTTCCTTTGTCCGCCACTAATCAGCTTGTTTAATGGTGATCCGACCTTGAGGTGCTTGATATCAGAAAGACCCAGATTAGCCAGGGTTTTATCAACGAGTTCCTTGATCTCGTCTTCACTTTTATCATTGAAAACCAGCCTGGCATTATAGTAGAGATTCTGGAAAACGGTAAGCTCTTCTATAAGCAGGTCATCCTGAGGAATATAACCAATTACGCCCTTTAGCTTATCTTCATCCTCGTGGAGGTTGATCCCGTTTAAACGGATCTCACCGCTGGTGGGACGGTTTAGTCCTACCATAACATTGAGCAATGTTGTCTTACCGGCTCCGCTCGCCCCCATGATCCCCACCAGCTTACCCTGGTTTTCCGAGAAGTTTATGTCTCTCAGGCCCACTGCACCGTTGTCAAATTGATAACCTATGTTTTCGGCAACATAAGAAAGTTTCAGCGAGGTTTTATCGGCAAGGTAATGGGCTACAACATCGCTGTAATAGACAGGCTTTCCTTTTGGAAGCTTAATAGATCCGCCATGAGCGAAAAGATAGATTCTCCTGTTGTTCAAAGGAAGACCGTTCAGATACAGTTCTTCTTCGCCTGTATACCGGAGAAAATAAAGATCAACGCTTCGGATGTGCAGGATGAATATATTGCCTTCAAGTGCTTCGGATTGAATGTGTTTGCATTCCGTGCATTGATTTTCCCTGTCATTGATGATCAATATATTTGGGTTGTCCAGCTTATCAATGTCGTCATTTATCACATAAGTTTCAATGCTCTGGTACTCTTCCCTGCTGATCTTAAATACATCGGCCACCGTATTGATAATGGCCATGCGCTGTTCGGAAAATTTCCTGTCGGCATTGACCAGCTCAAACAGCCGTACCAGAACAATGATCTTTTGTTTTTGTGTAAGGGTTTTGTTGATTTTCTTGCACAATCCGAGAATTCTCACCGAATCCTTTACAGAAGTGAGTTTTCTTTCCCCTGTTTTTTCATTGGATGAATCACCGGTGAAACCGGCCTTTTTATCAAATAATGCAATGTATTCGTTGATGGCTTCGTCATTGAGCTGTTGCGTTAAAAAATTCAGCACATACTCTCGCTCGTTGGTCTCCACCCCATCATCCTGTTTGGCGATGATGGCAAATAACTGCATTAATGCTTTCAGAATCTCTTCACTCATTTCATGTATCTATTTTATACTTCATTCAGCGGTCATGTGCTCCTTATGACAAAAGACCTATCCCTTCAGATAACCGCAATTATTGATGTCTGCCAGGGAAATTTTGATAGCTGAACGGCTCAATTACAATACGTAACTTATCTGCTCAAACGGAATATCCACGATATCTGCGTATTCTTCGCCTGCTTCCTGCATGTCTTCATCGTCTTCCGGATAATACCATTTGACGAGCACCTCGTTTCCATTTTCGTGGAGCCCTTCAAGTTTCATCAATATGTCCAGGAGCAGCTTGGAAGATGCCGTATTGAAATAAACCAGTTTAAATGAAAAAACGGTTTTGGAATTGGGATCTTGAGCATATTCATCCAACCAGTTCAATATGGGCTCATAAAATGTGGACACATCTTCCGGAAGCGACCTGCCGGAGATTTCAAAAATTTCGTTGTCTTTGTCCAAAACAATACTTGGGGTATCGTCGGTTCCTTTTATCTTAATAACTTCCATAACACTTGCTGTTTTTATTCGTTGATTCTAGAAACTGATGATGAAAGAAGGAAAAAGGAGTTTGTCTCATCAATGGGCAGAAAATGATACTCCAGTTTATTTCCTGTTTTTCTGACAATATCAATAAATCCAAGACCTGCACCACCTTTGTCAGACAAACGGCCTTCCCTCATTTGCTTTTTATAAAGTTGTTTAAGGCCTTCTTTGTCAAGCGTGTTAATTTCTTCGAGCATATCCGTTAACTCGTCGATCTTTCGGTTTTCGATGACATTGCCTGTGGTTACATGATAGTCTTCATTGCCTTTACTAACCATAAAAATTCCCCTCCCGGCAAAAAGATAGTCATCAGATCCAAAGGTGTCCGCATGCTTGCTGATGTTCTGCAAACATTCGACCATCACATGAAAGACCTTCTTTTGAACTGTGTCGGACTCATCCTCTTTGGCCATGTTGGATTCCGTGAGGGAGGTAAAAGCTTTGGTTATCTGGTGAGTGATCTCACCTTCATAAACCAGGGTGATTTCATGGGCCTTCATCGAACGATAAAAATCGTATACAAATTCCAGAAAGCCTTTAACATTATGTTTGTCCATAAAATAAAATGAGTTTAATTAAACATAACAAATCCTAAAAATAATTATATTAAAATTCTATTCCAATCATCAGTACATCATCTATTTGCTTGTTGTCCTGTTTCCATCTCTTATACTCTTCGGAGAAAAAGCTGCTGAACTCCTGCATGGACAGTTCTTTGTTTGCCAGGATGCTTTCCCTGATTTTTTTGGGAGTATATTTCCGTTTATCGGGGCCACCTATTTGGTCGGGCAATCCGTCGGTAAAGAAGAAGATTTTGTCTCCTTTTTGTATATCAATCACATGATTGACAAAGTCTTTTTCTGCTTTTTTCCTGTGGGGTATGCCTCCAATGGCTTTCCGGTTGCCTTTATATTGAGTAAGTTCGCCATCCCTGAGCAGGTAAAGCGGTCTGTGTGCCCCGGCATACTGCAGCTCATTGTTTTTCTTATCGATCCGGCAAAGGGCAATGTCCATACCATCTCTTGCTTCGGCATCGAAGCGCTCCTGTTTGAGTGTGCTTCTTACTCCGTAGTGAAGCTTGTCGAGTACCTGGGCTGCCGTATAATTTTTATCATGATCTACAATGTTATTTAACTGGAAATATCCGATAAACGAAAGCAGCGCTCCAGGCACACCATGTCCGGTGCAATCTACTGCTGCTATAAAAATGATGTCTTCATTTTTGACAAACCACGGAAAATCTCCACTTA
Above is a window of Bacteroidales bacterium DNA encoding:
- a CDS encoding ATP-binding cassette domain-containing protein; the encoded protein is MSEEILKALMQLFAIIAKQDDGVETNEREYVLNFLTQQLNDEAINEYIALFDKKAGFTGDSSNEKTGERKLTSVKDSVRILGLCKKINKTLTQKQKIIVLVRLFELVNADRKFSEQRMAIINTVADVFKISREEYQSIETYVINDDIDKLDNPNILIINDRENQCTECKHIQSEALEGNIFILHIRSVDLYFLRYTGEEELYLNGLPLNNRRIYLFAHGGSIKLPKGKPVYYSDVVAHYLADKTSLKLSYVAENIGYQFDNGAVGLRDINFSENQGKLVGIMGASGAGKTTLLNVMVGLNRPTSGEIRLNGINLHEDEDKLKGVIGYIPQDDLLIEELTVFQNLYYNARLVFNDKSEDEIKELVDKTLANLGLSDIKHLKVGSPLNKLISGGQRKRLNIALELIREPAVLFVDEPTSGLSSRDSENVMDLLRELTLKGKLIFVVIHQPSSEIYKMFDNMIILDEGGYMVYYGNPVESVIYFKKMDAQVNSDVGECPTCGNVNPELIFNIMEARVVDEYGQYTNTRKIPPKKWEEKLYDNVKIEKVSEVEEEPPSTTNLPSWITQFKIYTIRDFLSKISNKQYVALNLLEAPVLGFILSYIIRYIPDPSSNDYIFRLNENIPIFIFMAIIVALFLGLTVSAEEIFRDRKILSREQFLNLSKSSYLSSKVLILLLISAIQSILFVVIANSILEIRGMYFEYWFVLFITAVSANMLGLNISASFNSAVTIYIIIPLLMIPMMILSGAMFPFDKLNRSISSIEKVPMIAEIMPTKWSYEALMVNQYKNNEFEQYFYDLKKQESQANFKQVYYIPEIEKSLEYVENHLKAGSEPENMEKFRDELSLLRNELEEEAERTGVSFQSVSRVRADSINREVLADIKDFIGALEKHYQQEFDQANKKLDNIRSYLTENKPEVYRKIKDNHFNESVSDQVKKVFEKNKIIRYKNELIQHIDPIYHDPEVEGFLNFRAHFFAPRKHFMGNFFSTYWFNIGIIVLMAAILYAALYYNLLYKLLNLPQKMKLKQIIFRKT
- a CDS encoding DUF1987 domain-containing protein, which produces MEVIKIKGTDDTPSIVLDKDNEIFEISGRSLPEDVSTFYEPILNWLDEYAQDPNSKTVFSFKLVYFNTASSKLLLDILMKLEGLHENGNEVLVKWYYPEDDEDMQEAGEEYADIVDIPFEQISYVL
- a CDS encoding SiaB family protein kinase translates to MDKHNVKGFLEFVYDFYRSMKAHEITLVYEGEITHQITKAFTSLTESNMAKEDESDTVQKKVFHVMVECLQNISKHADTFGSDDYLFAGRGIFMVSKGNEDYHVTTGNVIENRKIDELTDMLEEINTLDKEGLKQLYKKQMREGRLSDKGGAGLGFIDIVRKTGNKLEYHFLPIDETNSFFLLSSSVSRINE